The Triticum dicoccoides isolate Atlit2015 ecotype Zavitan chromosome 6A, WEW_v2.0, whole genome shotgun sequence genome has a window encoding:
- the LOC119314955 gene encoding agamous-like MADS-box protein AGL80, with the protein MARKKVALRYIRNNSARRNALKKHTKILMKKAGEVAAMPDAKACVVVYGEGMAVPEVFPSHGEAVAILNQFKSMQEAARLKKTMDQESILRERIVQLQEQVQKARREEQDQHTKILLYKALKSGHFPDNIEELTALGSKVDSILKSLSECTTKMSGQPPVDQAQVPYVTNGRGMGPPIMYQAPPQQQEGCLNTMRFERAPTTVIYDGDNTCGYDGNNDVFSRGHMNM; encoded by the coding sequence ATGGCTCGCAAGAAGGTGGCCCTTCGGTACATCCGCAATAACTCGGCGCGGCGCAATGCCTTGAAGAAGCACACTAAGATCCTGATGAAGAAGGCAGGCGAGGTGGCCGCCATGCCCGATGCTAAGGCATGTGTGGTCGTGTATGGCGAGGGCATGGCGGTGCCAGAGGTGTTCCCATCCCATGGCGAGGCAGTGGCTATCCTGAATCAGTTCAAGAGCATGCAAGAGGCGGCACGGCTAAAGAAGACGATGGACCAAGAGAGCATCCTCCGTGAGCGTATCGTACAGCTCCAAGAGCAGGTCCAGAAGGCTAGACGCGAGGAGCAGGACCAGCACACCAAGATTCTCCTGTATAAGGCCTTAAAAAGTGGCCACTTCCCAGACAACATCGAGGAGCTCACAGCCCTGGGCTCGAAGGTGGACTCTATCCTCAAGAGCCTGAGTGAATGCACCACAAAAATGAGTGGGCAGCCACCAGTCGACCAAGCCCAGGTACCATACGTCACCAATGGCAGGGGCATGGGGCCTCCAATTATGTATCAGGCACCACCACAGCAACAGGAGGGTTGTCTTAACACTATGAGGTTCGAAAGGGCCCCTACCACCGTGATCTACGATGGTGACAATACTTGTGGCTATGACGGCAACAACGATGTCTTCTCTCGTGGCCACATGAATATGTAA